The region GCTGGATGTGAGAAATACTATCCTCAATAATCTCATCCATATCCAATGGTTCTTTATCTATATTGAGATCGTCTCTCTCTAGTTTTGAAATCCTCAGTACGTTTTCTACCTGACTGTGCATACGCTTGTTTTCTTCTCTAATCATTCTCAGGTAATTAGAAACTTTATCTGGATCTGATGATATTTTAGGATGCTTTAAAGAATCCAAAGCAAGATTTATAGTAGCAATAGGCGTCTTAAACTCATGAGTCATGTTATTGATAAAATCTGTCTTGATCTGAGAGATTTGACGCTGTTTAAAAATTTGCTTTATAGCATTGGAATAAGCGACTACGATAACAGTGGTAAACATCAATGATAATAAAGCCATTCCAGCTACAGAAGAAAGTATGTACTTCTTTCTATCAGGCATATTTAAGTATAGCAAATAAGGTTCTGTCTCTAAATTGCTGTTTTTATAAATAGGATAGCCCCAAGTCGCCTCTGCTAAAAAGTCAAAATCATCAGATTGAACTCGTGTAGCAAACCCGTCTTGATAAATCGCAAATTCAAAATCTGCTTCTATAGGTCTATTTTGTAATTCTTCTCGTATGATTTGTTGTAGCTCCTCTTTGGAGATACGTTGAGAAATAGGTAATAGACTATTGTAGTTGCTGATCAACTCTTCATCAACTTTTCTAGCGTATTTATCCAGCTGCGAAAGCTCTTGAAAGGTCTTTTTCTTTCTTTCAGGATTGACCTCTGTATCCAATACACTTTTTTTACTCAGTAGCTTATTGAAGGTTATACTGTCTAACTCAAGGTCCAATAACTGAGGGTTGAGCTTGTAATTTTCATTAAGCAAGCTATTGCTGTACGTAGAAGCTTCCTCTTGATTTTGATTGCGCTGGATAAGCATCAGCTCACTAATCGTTCTTGTATCGGGCTGTACGCCTAAACTATCTCTTATTTGATCCAGGACATTGTAAAAATTTTCTACTTCGCGGCTATCTAATTCTGAGGATACCGAAGCTAGTGTTTGCTTAACTGCAAATGAAAATTGATATTCCTTATCGCTTACACTATTAATGATCCAGTAGATCTGAACCATTACAATTCCTGCAAGGGATACACTCATTAATCCGATAAGAAAATATAAAACTCGTTTTTGCACAAGACAAATCTAACATATAGAGAAAGTGTTAAAAACTCTTTAACCATATATTAACTTTGTGAAAATCGTAGAAGTAATTATTATTTTAACAAAACTTCATGAATACTCCATACAGATGCTGCTATTTGTTGAAGATCTTCATTTACTATGACAAAATCTGACAATCCCAGTCGTTGTCCTTCAGACCATTGATGACCAAGTCTGGAGACTACTTCTGCTCTACTCGCAGTATCACGATCCATAACCCTTCTTATTCTTTCTTCTATACCAGCAGTTACTAAAACAACCTTATCACATAAAAGGTGACCGTTACTTTCGAACAAAACCGCAGCCTCATAGATAATATACGGAGAATTTTGTTGGAGAATCCACTCCTTAAAGTAAGCCCTAACTGCGGGATGCATAATTTTATTTAGTGATGTCAAAAGCGTTTTATCGCTAAACACCTTGGAAGCAATATATTTTTTATTAGGCACTACTATTCCATTGTCCTCTCGATCATAAGAATTCTTACCTAATAAATTAATAACAGCTTCGATAACTTGAGGGTCTGTAGCTAATAATTTTTTAGAAACATCATCTGCAATAAAAATAGGAATCCCTAAATTTTCAAATTCGTGGGCCACTGTAGATTTACCACTGCCTATTCCACCTGTCAGACCTACTATTTTCATTTATTTAATAGTTAAGACTTGTACTTGTTTAGGATTGATGCGATAAGAAATAATTTTATCATTGCTTATTTCTATCTCAGGTATGACAGCTATGTTTAACTGCTCGATAAGTTCATAATTTATGAAAACACTAATATCTTGTGCTTTAATTTGATTAAAGTTAGCAACCGCTGTAGAATAAACAACTTGCACATTATCAGGTATCAGCTTTACTTGCTGATCTACGGGCACGTTTAAAAGTCTTACAGGGATGTTTATTTTACCTTCAGTCATTTGGGTTGCTTCTACGCGTAAGCTCAGTATTGGAGGCTCAAAATTTAACTCCCGATCAATTTCCTTCAAATCAATTTCTAGTGTAGTTAAGCTGTCCTTAATAAGGAGTTTTGAATCTCTAGTGATAACAAGCTCCTGAAGCGCATTTACTTTTACATCATTACCAGTAATGGTAACACTGTCTACTTGAAAATAAGGCTCTTTAACAGCAAGATAATTCAAGGTGTAATCAAGAGCTACTTTATTTACAACAGGAACCTTCTTTGACTTGAATCTTTTAAACTCGATGGGAATATCCAGATCATCTGCACTCAAGATTTCATAAGAAAGGGTATTGGATCTTTTGATCTTTTTGACACTTTTCGTAGGGTTAAAGTACAAGGTATCATTGCGTGAAAAGGTGTTTTCCTTAAAATCCAATTTTACCTGATGTCCGAATATTTTTTCCCAAATAAGGGTAAATCCGGTAGCACTTATCTCCACTGGCACATTTAGCTGCTTAGAATTAGCATCCAAAGTAACACTATTAGGTACATTTATAAAACTGACATTAAAAATAACTTCTTCCTTATAAACATCTTTATACTTAGATATAAACCACAAGCTGGCTACTACCACTACTACAAGAAAGAAACCTATGATGCGTTTGTATTTCATTTATTTAAAGAATAATTTAGGAAATGCAGTTCTCTCTTCCTGTTTTAAGATGGTAATTTTTATCCAAGATTTTAAAAACCCTGTTCCATAAGCGCAAAACTGAATTAGTGCTGCAAAAACAGATCTCAAGCCTATAGCCACTCCGTTTTTAATAGAAGAATGGATAAACAAGATAATGAAATAAAGCAGATATAAACTTAAAAACAAAAGATTCCCCGAAATTGATAAAATTACTGCTGCCAAAAAAAACAAACAAAATAAAGTAGGAAGCCAGTAGGTGATGCGCTTAGTACTGGGATGCCACTTGTTAAGAATCACTCTAACTTTTCCAAATTTATTTACTTGTCTATAAAATAACTTCCAAGAGATGCGTCTTTCATGATAAACATAAGCTTCCTTTATCAGTACGGTATCAAATCCGTGTTGCCACAACCTGATCGTTAGGTCTGGATCTTCCCCTGGATGCATTTTTCCAAAGCCACTCGTTTGTTCAAAAGCTTTTTTACTCAATCCCATATTAAAACTTCTGGGTTGAAATTTACCTAATTTTTCACTGCCTCCTCTAATTCCTCCAGTAGTAAGAAAGGAAGTCATGGAGTAGTCAATCGCTTTTTGAAGGCTACTAAAACTATCATGAGCCGCATCAGGACCTCCATAACAATCTACATAATGATGAGACAAATAGGTGTCCACATTCTTTAGATACTGTTTAGGTAAAATACAATCACTATCTAGAATAATAAAATAATCCCCCACAGCCTGCCTCATACCAAAATTCCTAGAGTCTCCAGGGCCAGAATTAGGCTTGTAAAAATAGTTGATTGTTAAGCTTTCGCGAAAGCGAGAACAAATCACCTCACTGCTCAAATCAGATCCATCCTCAATAATGACTACTTCAAAATCTCTTTCAAAGACTAATTGAGAAAGACTAACAAGTAATTTTTCTATCTCTTCAGGTCTGTTAAAAACAGGTATGATAAAGGAGTAATGGATTGCATTCACATTTCAAAAATAGACAATAAAAAAAGGCCATTCTGTAAAGAATGGCCTTTTTATCAATTAGAATTATATTCTAGTTTCGAATCACCTTCACTACTCTGCTCTGTTCTCCTGAGGACACCTCAATAAGATACAATCCAGAAGGGAAAGGAGATAAGTCTATGCTAGAAGAAGTCGCATTAGGCTGAGCAACTAGTAATTGCTGTCCTAATAGGTTTCTTACAATTATTCCATCAATAACTTGCTGACCATTAAAGCTTACCAAGTTATCTGTAGGATTAGGATAATAGCTGAATTCAAAAGAATCAA is a window of Nonlabens sp. MB-3u-79 DNA encoding:
- a CDS encoding sensor histidine kinase; translation: MSVSLAGIVMVQIYWIINSVSDKEYQFSFAVKQTLASVSSELDSREVENFYNVLDQIRDSLGVQPDTRTISELMLIQRNQNQEEASTYSNSLLNENYKLNPQLLDLELDSITFNKLLSKKSVLDTEVNPERKKKTFQELSQLDKYARKVDEELISNYNSLLPISQRISKEELQQIIREELQNRPIEADFEFAIYQDGFATRVQSDDFDFLAEATWGYPIYKNSNLETEPYLLYLNMPDRKKYILSSVAGMALLSLMFTTVIVVAYSNAIKQIFKQRQISQIKTDFINNMTHEFKTPIATINLALDSLKHPKISSDPDKVSNYLRMIREENKRMHSQVENVLRISKLERDDLNIDKEPLDMDEIIEDSISHIQLILEEKGGVIKTHLGALRTEVLVNESHITNVVVNVLENAIKYTEGAPVIDVFTENIKDKLVIKVRDQGIGMSKQAQRKIFQKFFREHTGDIHNVKGHGLGLAYAKRILDDCHGEIHVDSIKGKGSTFSIHLPIIT
- a CDS encoding glycosyltransferase, whose amino-acid sequence is MHYSFIIPVFNRPEEIEKLLVSLSQLVFERDFEVVIIEDGSDLSSEVICSRFRESLTINYFYKPNSGPGDSRNFGMRQAVGDYFIILDSDCILPKQYLKNVDTYLSHHYVDCYGGPDAAHDSFSSLQKAIDYSMTSFLTTGGIRGGSEKLGKFQPRSFNMGLSKKAFEQTSGFGKMHPGEDPDLTIRLWQHGFDTVLIKEAYVYHERRISWKLFYRQVNKFGKVRVILNKWHPSTKRITYWLPTLFCLFFLAAVILSISGNLLFLSLYLLYFIILFIHSSIKNGVAIGLRSVFAALIQFCAYGTGFLKSWIKITILKQEERTAFPKLFFK
- the coaE gene encoding dephospho-CoA kinase (Dephospho-CoA kinase (CoaE) performs the final step in coenzyme A biosynthesis.), with the protein product MKIVGLTGGIGSGKSTVAHEFENLGIPIFIADDVSKKLLATDPQVIEAVINLLGKNSYDREDNGIVVPNKKYIASKVFSDKTLLTSLNKIMHPAVRAYFKEWILQQNSPYIIYEAAVLFESNGHLLCDKVVLVTAGIEERIRRVMDRDTASRAEVVSRLGHQWSEGQRLGLSDFVIVNEDLQQIAASVWSIHEVLLK